Proteins encoded within one genomic window of Brenneria nigrifluens DSM 30175 = ATCC 13028:
- a CDS encoding dipeptide ABC transporter ATP-binding protein: MPADKPSPLLTVCDLNVGFQHPSGYQRALTNLNFDLYRHEVLALVGESGSGKSLTALSILGLLPADARIGGTVTFAGQSLLDASPRQLQQLRGKRIAMIFQDPRLALDPVFSIGEQIAEVLLTHKKARDRAAARARTLELLQLVEIPDAAGRIDAYPHQLSGGQCQRVMIAMALACDPDMLIADEPTTALDATIQKEILQMLRQLRRRIDIAILLITHDMGVVANIADRAIVLRRGEIVETADIADLFSRPRADYTRALLAAIPRYQRKPPAAAFADAPVRVNVEGLHVEYRRRGQRFRALDNVSLSLPAGCFTGLVGESGSGKSTLGRALAGLISPSAGDITIDNVSMARGKSEDIRRIRQAIGFVFQSPRSSLNPRYSIAQSIAEPLEVHTDASKAAVAAQVDSLLEQVGLGAQWRQRYPHQLSGGQCQRVAIARALALKPTLLIADEPTSALDVSVQAHILDLLQKLQREYQFSCLFISHDLVVVSQLCRDVAVLKDGRLMEYGSVDNVLHRPGHAYTARLVDSMLHPLTASRRP, encoded by the coding sequence ATGCCCGCAGACAAGCCCTCCCCTTTACTGACAGTGTGCGACCTCAACGTCGGGTTTCAGCACCCGTCGGGCTACCAGCGCGCACTGACCAATCTCAACTTCGATCTGTATCGACATGAAGTGCTGGCGCTGGTGGGGGAATCCGGTTCGGGCAAGAGTCTGACGGCGCTGTCGATTCTCGGTCTGTTGCCCGCCGACGCCCGCATCGGCGGAACGGTGACCTTTGCCGGCCAGTCGCTGCTTGACGCCTCGCCGCGGCAATTACAACAATTACGCGGCAAACGCATCGCCATGATTTTCCAGGATCCGCGGCTGGCGCTGGATCCTGTGTTCAGCATCGGCGAGCAGATCGCCGAAGTGCTGCTCACCCATAAGAAAGCGAGAGACCGGGCGGCGGCCAGGGCGCGTACGCTGGAATTACTGCAGTTGGTGGAGATCCCCGACGCCGCCGGCCGTATCGACGCCTACCCGCACCAGCTTTCCGGCGGCCAATGCCAGCGAGTGATGATCGCCATGGCGCTGGCCTGCGATCCGGATATGCTGATCGCCGATGAGCCGACAACGGCGCTGGATGCCACGATACAGAAAGAGATACTCCAGATGCTGCGCCAGCTTCGCCGGCGCATCGACATTGCCATCCTGCTGATTACCCACGATATGGGGGTGGTGGCGAATATCGCCGATCGGGCGATCGTGCTGCGTCGGGGGGAAATCGTCGAAACCGCCGACATCGCCGACCTGTTCTCTCGGCCGCGGGCTGACTACACCCGCGCCCTGCTGGCCGCCATCCCGCGCTATCAGCGAAAACCACCGGCGGCCGCGTTTGCCGATGCGCCGGTGCGGGTGAACGTTGAGGGTTTGCATGTGGAATATCGCCGCCGCGGGCAGCGTTTTCGTGCGCTGGACAACGTCTCCCTGTCGCTGCCGGCGGGCTGTTTTACCGGTCTTGTCGGAGAGTCCGGGTCGGGAAAATCGACGTTGGGACGGGCGCTGGCGGGGCTTATCTCCCCCAGCGCGGGCGATATCACCATCGATAATGTCAGCATGGCGCGCGGAAAAAGCGAGGATATCCGGCGTATTCGCCAGGCCATCGGCTTTGTGTTTCAAAGCCCGCGCAGTTCGCTCAATCCGCGCTACAGTATCGCCCAGTCCATCGCCGAGCCGCTGGAAGTGCATACCGACGCCAGCAAAGCGGCCGTCGCCGCCCAGGTGGACAGCCTGCTGGAACAGGTCGGGCTGGGGGCGCAATGGCGTCAGCGCTATCCGCACCAGCTCTCCGGCGGCCAGTGCCAGCGCGTGGCCATCGCCCGGGCGCTGGCGCTGAAACCGACGCTGCTGATTGCCGATGAGCCGACGTCGGCGCTGGATGTTTCAGTGCAGGCGCACATTCTGGATTTGCTGCAAAAACTCCAGCGGGAATATCAGTTCAGTTGCTTATTTATCAGCCACGATCTGGTGGTGGTCAGCCAGCTGTGTCGCGACGTGGCGGTATTAAAAGACGGCCGCCTGATGGAATACGGCAGCGTGGATAACGTCCTCCATCGGCCCGGCCACGCCTACACCGCACGGCTCGTCGACAGCATGCTGCACCCGCTGACGGCAAGCCGCAGGCCCTAA
- a CDS encoding ABC transporter permease: protein MLLAYFARRLLLVLPIALGISLLVFLLINLQPGDPYALMIDPSAPPAVKEALLRKVGYYDPLYLKYLKWLARIVQGDFGFSLHYRAQVGEVIAGRLGNTLLLAGAALTISLLVAVPVGILAALHRNSPLDTLAVSLSFVFFSIPSFFFGLVLIKIFAVDLRWLPVSGKVTLGHSLQGLDYALDVLRHLALPALVLGLMNSAVFIKYLRSSMLGIIDQDFIRTLYAKGLSRRRIIWRHALKNAAKPMITILSLEIPVLFSGALMTETVFSWPGIGRLNYEAVLNRDYNLLMGIIMLLALLTLVANLLADMLYALVDPRVRYAS, encoded by the coding sequence ATGTTGCTCGCTTATTTCGCCCGCCGCCTGCTGCTGGTGCTGCCGATTGCCCTGGGGATCTCGCTGCTGGTTTTTCTATTAATCAATCTGCAGCCCGGCGATCCCTATGCGTTGATGATCGACCCCAGCGCCCCGCCGGCGGTAAAAGAGGCGCTATTGCGGAAAGTCGGCTATTACGATCCCCTTTATCTTAAATACCTCAAATGGTTAGCGCGCATCGTGCAAGGGGATTTCGGCTTCTCGCTTCACTACCGCGCCCAGGTCGGCGAGGTGATCGCCGGCCGCCTCGGCAATACCCTGCTGCTGGCCGGCGCGGCGCTGACCATCTCGCTGCTGGTGGCCGTGCCGGTGGGCATACTCGCCGCGCTGCACCGCAATTCGCCGCTGGACACCCTCGCCGTCTCCCTGAGCTTTGTATTTTTCTCCATCCCGTCGTTCTTTTTCGGGCTGGTGTTGATCAAAATCTTCGCGGTCGATCTGCGCTGGCTGCCGGTTTCCGGCAAAGTCACCCTCGGCCACTCCCTGCAGGGGCTAGATTACGCGCTGGACGTTCTGCGTCATCTGGCGCTGCCGGCGCTGGTGCTCGGGCTGATGAACAGCGCCGTGTTTATCAAATATCTGCGCAGCAGCATGCTGGGGATTATCGATCAGGATTTTATCCGCACCCTGTACGCCAAAGGATTGTCGCGGCGCCGCATCATTTGGCGACACGCGCTGAAAAACGCCGCCAAGCCGATGATCACTATTCTGTCGCTGGAAATTCCGGTGCTGTTTTCCGGCGCGTTGATGACCGAAACCGTGTTTTCCTGGCCGGGGATCGGCCGCCTCAACTATGAAGCGGTGTTGAACCGCGACTACAACCTGCTGATGGGCATCATCATGCTGCTGGCGTTGCTGACGCTGGTGGCCAACCTGCTGGCCGATATGCTTTACGCGCTGGTCGATCCGCGAGTGAGGTACGCATCATGA
- a CDS encoding Sapep family Mn(2+)-dependent dipeptidase: MSTSLNQQEQQWLSRIDEWVAQHRQELLDDLTAWVRIPSVSRADQAADGAPFGPTCAQVLDLALNRARELGFRTETHQGYAGSIIYGDHPQEIGLASHLDVVPEGENWVYPPFDVTRKGEFLIGRGVADNKGPAVVDLYLLRLIRDLGIPLSHNLRVIYGLAEETGMEDLSWYARNAPVPAISIVTDGRFPVNYAQKGQLTLTLNVPVGEQLANLSAGIAGNSVPERAGLLLTGVDQKTTDERLSRLAGLAQGRIRTTPKDDGLWVEAQGIAGHAAFPEGTLSAVRVLFSALLEARLLKDLDRQAALFFEQALASPYGDEIGIAFEDRPSGKLTFNAGIWRPHPHERALQVSLDIRYPVTQNAQSLLAALEHHLLPHGIRLLTWKDAPPFYIEEDDPRVQILQQSYQAIRAGDEAPYAMGGATHSKVLPRGITFGPGYARTEKRIPDFLPAGHGYPHGADESLHLPSLLSVFPIYVLAIIRLDRWLRQNPQ; encoded by the coding sequence ATGTCTACATCCCTGAATCAACAAGAGCAGCAGTGGCTGTCCCGCATCGATGAGTGGGTGGCGCAACATCGGCAGGAGCTGCTCGACGATTTGACCGCCTGGGTGCGCATTCCCAGCGTCAGTCGGGCGGATCAGGCCGCCGACGGCGCGCCTTTCGGGCCGACCTGCGCCCAGGTGCTGGATCTGGCGCTTAACCGCGCCCGCGAACTGGGATTTCGCACCGAAACCCATCAGGGGTACGCCGGTTCGATTATTTACGGCGACCATCCGCAGGAAATCGGGCTGGCCAGCCATCTGGACGTGGTGCCGGAAGGGGAAAACTGGGTCTATCCGCCGTTTGACGTCACCCGCAAAGGCGAGTTTCTGATCGGCCGCGGCGTGGCGGATAACAAAGGCCCCGCCGTGGTGGATCTCTATCTGCTGCGCCTGATCCGCGATCTGGGGATCCCGCTGTCGCACAACCTGCGCGTTATCTACGGTCTGGCGGAAGAGACCGGCATGGAAGATCTAAGCTGGTATGCGCGGAACGCGCCGGTTCCGGCGATCTCCATCGTCACCGACGGACGTTTTCCGGTCAATTACGCCCAGAAAGGACAGCTTACCCTGACGCTGAACGTCCCGGTGGGCGAGCAGCTGGCGAATTTATCCGCCGGGATCGCCGGCAACAGCGTGCCGGAACGCGCCGGCCTGCTCCTGACCGGCGTCGATCAAAAGACGACCGACGAACGGCTGTCGCGGCTTGCCGGGCTGGCGCAGGGCCGTATCCGGACAACGCCCAAAGACGACGGGCTGTGGGTGGAGGCGCAGGGCATCGCCGGTCACGCCGCTTTCCCCGAAGGCACGCTCAGCGCCGTGCGGGTGCTGTTTTCCGCGCTGCTGGAGGCGCGCCTGCTGAAAGATCTCGACCGGCAGGCGGCGCTGTTTTTTGAACAGGCGCTGGCATCGCCTTACGGCGACGAGATCGGCATCGCCTTTGAAGATCGGCCGTCCGGTAAGCTGACGTTTAACGCCGGGATTTGGCGTCCTCATCCGCACGAACGCGCCCTGCAGGTTTCGCTGGATATTCGCTATCCGGTGACGCAAAACGCGCAAAGCCTGCTCGCCGCGTTGGAACACCATCTGCTGCCGCATGGGATCCGGCTGCTGACGTGGAAAGACGCTCCGCCTTTTTATATTGAAGAGGACGACCCGCGCGTGCAGATCCTGCAGCAAAGCTATCAGGCGATCCGCGCCGGCGACGAAGCCCCCTACGCGATGGGCGGCGCCACCCATTCGAAAGTGCTGCCGCGCGGCATCACCTTCGGACCCGGCTATGCCCGAACAGAGAAACGGATACCGGACTTTCTGCCCGCCGGACATGGTTACCCGCACGGCGCCGACGAGTCTCTGCACCTGCCGTCGCTGCTGTCGGTATTCCCGATTTACGTGCTGGCCATCATCCGTCTGGATCGCTGGCTGCGGCAAAATCCGCAATAA
- a CDS encoding tRNA/rRNA methyltransferase, which produces MQFHIILVEPARAENVGAAARAMKTMGFGGLRIVGGNIHQDPAARRVAHGSGDILDAAATFPTLAHALTDIDFTVAATARSRARFRYYCTPAELLGVMQEKQHWVGTAALVFGREDSGLTNEELELADILTGVPMKADYPSLNLGQAVMVYCYQLAELMQVKPGAAVAPQEGQLSALRQRLERLLINLAVDDDEKLRDWIHQRLGRLERRDTAMLHMLLHDIEKTISK; this is translated from the coding sequence ATGCAGTTTCATATTATTTTGGTTGAACCCGCGCGGGCTGAAAATGTGGGCGCCGCCGCCAGAGCGATGAAAACCATGGGATTCGGCGGGCTGCGGATCGTCGGCGGCAATATTCATCAGGATCCGGCCGCGCGCCGCGTCGCCCACGGCTCCGGCGATATTCTGGATGCGGCGGCCACCTTTCCTACGCTGGCTCATGCGTTGACGGATATTGATTTTACCGTTGCGGCCACGGCGCGCAGCCGCGCCAGATTTCGTTATTACTGCACCCCCGCCGAACTGCTGGGGGTAATGCAGGAAAAACAGCACTGGGTGGGAACGGCGGCGCTGGTTTTCGGGCGGGAAGATTCCGGTCTGACCAATGAAGAGCTCGAACTGGCGGATATTCTAACCGGCGTGCCGATGAAGGCGGATTATCCCTCCCTGAACCTTGGTCAGGCGGTGATGGTATACTGCTATCAGCTGGCGGAGCTGATGCAGGTGAAACCCGGCGCCGCCGTCGCACCGCAGGAGGGGCAACTGTCGGCGCTACGTCAACGGTTAGAGCGGCTGTTAATCAATCTGGCGGTGGATGACGATGAAAAGCTGCGCGACTGGATCCATCAGCGGTTGGGACGGTTGGAGCGGCGGGACACGGCAATGCTGCATATGTTGCTGCATGACATCGAGAAAACGATATCGAAATAA
- the opp4C gene encoding oligopeptide ABC transporter permease, translated as MSSAFPPLAGAAQPAGNVMWRRFRRHRSGMIGLVALSLIVLLVIVVPLVSPLDPNYIDLAQIEAPPSVRHWLGTDELGRDVFTRLIYGGQVSVLVAFSATLLQLTIGVTLGGIAGYFGKGIDAVIMRFTDIIMCFPFYAIAITLAGILGASTWNVVVIIGVLNWTGIARLVRAEFLSLSRQEYVDAARVMAVGHGRIIFRHLLPNALGPVIVYATLAVATGILAEAALSFLGLGVKQPTASWGNMLSAAQSMRVLGNAWWLWLPPGLMVFVMVLSINFIGDALKQAFDPSSPPA; from the coding sequence ATGAGCAGCGCTTTTCCTCCGCTGGCCGGCGCGGCGCAGCCCGCGGGCAATGTGATGTGGCGGCGCTTCCGCCGGCATCGTTCCGGGATGATCGGGTTGGTGGCGCTGAGTCTGATCGTGCTGCTGGTGATCGTCGTCCCGCTGGTCAGCCCACTGGATCCCAATTATATCGACCTGGCGCAGATCGAAGCGCCGCCGTCCGTCCGCCACTGGCTGGGCACCGACGAACTGGGGCGCGATGTATTCACCCGGCTGATCTACGGCGGACAGGTGTCGGTGCTGGTGGCGTTCAGCGCCACGCTGTTGCAGCTCACCATCGGCGTGACGCTGGGCGGGATCGCCGGCTACTTCGGCAAAGGGATCGACGCCGTCATCATGCGCTTTACCGACATCATCATGTGCTTTCCCTTTTACGCCATCGCCATCACCCTGGCGGGGATCCTCGGCGCCAGCACCTGGAACGTGGTGGTGATTATCGGCGTACTGAACTGGACCGGCATCGCCCGTCTGGTGCGCGCCGAGTTTCTCTCTTTATCCCGCCAGGAGTATGTGGACGCCGCCCGGGTCATGGCGGTCGGGCACGGGCGCATTATTTTCCGCCATTTGCTGCCTAACGCGCTGGGGCCGGTGATTGTCTACGCCACGCTGGCCGTCGCCACCGGCATTCTGGCCGAAGCGGCGCTCAGCTTTCTCGGTCTGGGGGTGAAACAGCCGACGGCAAGCTGGGGCAATATGCTTTCGGCGGCGCAAAGCATGCGGGTGCTGGGCAATGCCTGGTGGCTGTGGCTGCCGCCGGGGCTAATGGTGTTTGTTATGGTGCTGTCCATCAATTTTATCGGCGACGCGCTGAAGCAGGCGTTCGATCCATCCTCGCCGCCAGCCTAG
- a CDS encoding ABC transporter substrate-binding protein: MPASAVLSTGPFRAIKKLAVIAFSLFLLAGCDSADTSGGASPSTIRYALWSSPSGNFHPELYFTDYDRAVIFVAFDRLVELSPQQEFTPSLASRYEYSPDGRTLTFHLRDGVKWHDGQPFTARDVAFTYQATADAHWPADTPEFTTQLEGFKAYHEGNADAVSGIKVIDDRTVSFTFTTPYASALSYFADRPVLAKHIWEKTPIAEWSRATALLNSPVGTGPYKVTRFVPDQYVELARNDDYFKGAPKTERLIFKVSNRDTAQSELINGELDIVELSSFNPTDLKLYQDAGVNLIVQNGTSGQYISVNHQDPILADTRVRQALIYGINRQGIIDHLLFGNGQLFNAKIHPQDPAYPPQLNEYPYSADKAAALLEQAGWVAGGDGFRVKDGKRLALTLHVPTGNRTREQSAAIIQQDLKQIGIDINIIVGDFNSTLAILQNPQTPYQLLLMGGMFRPGQYSNDYWWERFSDEQLTQLGDEANRTVENGARNQLLHQWAQRQNELAILTWLYIPSLGYAVNPRISQYQPYAYEAFSQVNQWTIAP; the protein is encoded by the coding sequence ATGCCCGCTTCCGCTGTACTTTCCACCGGCCCATTCCGTGCGATAAAAAAGCTGGCCGTCATCGCGTTTTCCTTATTTCTGCTGGCCGGCTGCGATAGCGCCGATACCTCCGGCGGCGCTTCGCCCTCCACCATTCGCTACGCGCTGTGGTCTTCGCCCAGCGGGAATTTTCATCCTGAACTTTACTTCACCGATTACGATCGCGCGGTCATTTTCGTCGCTTTCGACCGGCTGGTGGAACTCAGCCCGCAGCAGGAATTTACCCCCTCGCTGGCATCACGCTATGAATATTCGCCGGACGGCAGAACCCTGACGTTTCATCTCCGCGACGGCGTGAAGTGGCACGACGGGCAGCCCTTCACCGCCCGGGACGTGGCGTTTACCTATCAGGCCACCGCCGATGCGCACTGGCCGGCGGATACGCCGGAATTCACCACCCAGCTCGAGGGATTCAAGGCGTACCATGAAGGCAACGCCGACGCCGTCAGCGGCATCAAGGTCATTGACGATCGTACGGTGAGTTTCACCTTTACCACGCCCTATGCCTCGGCGCTCTCCTATTTTGCCGACCGCCCGGTGCTGGCGAAACATATCTGGGAAAAGACCCCGATCGCCGAGTGGAGCCGCGCCACCGCCCTGCTGAATAGCCCGGTGGGAACCGGACCGTATAAAGTGACGCGTTTCGTGCCGGATCAATACGTTGAGCTGGCGCGCAACGACGACTATTTCAAGGGCGCGCCCAAGACCGAACGGCTGATTTTCAAAGTCAGCAACCGCGACACCGCCCAGTCGGAGTTGATTAACGGCGAGCTGGATATCGTCGAGCTTTCCTCGTTTAACCCGACGGATTTAAAACTCTACCAGGACGCGGGCGTCAACCTGATTGTGCAGAACGGCACCAGCGGCCAGTACATCTCGGTCAATCATCAGGATCCGATCCTGGCCGACACCCGCGTGCGGCAGGCGCTGATTTACGGCATCAACCGCCAGGGCATTATCGATCATCTGCTGTTCGGCAACGGTCAGCTATTTAACGCCAAGATCCACCCGCAGGATCCCGCCTACCCGCCGCAGTTGAACGAGTATCCCTACTCGGCGGACAAAGCGGCCGCGCTGCTCGAACAGGCGGGCTGGGTCGCGGGCGGCGACGGCTTCCGCGTCAAAGACGGCAAGCGCCTGGCCCTGACGCTGCACGTGCCCACCGGTAACCGCACGCGTGAACAGTCGGCGGCGATCATTCAGCAGGATCTGAAGCAGATCGGTATCGATATCAATATCATCGTCGGCGACTTCAACTCCACGCTGGCCATTTTGCAAAACCCGCAGACGCCCTATCAGTTGCTGCTGATGGGCGGCATGTTCCGGCCGGGGCAGTACAGCAATGATTACTGGTGGGAGCGCTTCAGCGACGAGCAACTTACCCAATTGGGGGATGAAGCCAATCGTACGGTGGAAAACGGCGCGCGCAATCAGCTATTGCACCAATGGGCGCAGCGCCAGAACGAACTGGCTATCCTCACCTGGCTCTATATTCCCAGCCTCGGCTATGCGGTCAATCCGCGGATTAGCCAGTACCAGCCCTACGCGTATGAGGCCTTTAGCCAGGTGAATCAGTGGACTATCGCCCCATGA